Part of the Drosophila pseudoobscura strain MV-25-SWS-2005 chromosome 2, UCI_Dpse_MV25, whole genome shotgun sequence genome, catttgaaaaatataccgagtggtgcgcgccaaatcgaacttttttgaatgtgagcgacaaggatttaaatgttgtcaaccgggcctttatctatgcccacattatttaatacgattaatgaatcaattttctacacaattggttagtttttaggttgcttttattgtattttgactaaaacacggttttcaagtaaatgttgccgcaacattgtgtatggaatgggactcattgttgctaaagcgaactgcggcgaattcaaattcgattcaaaaaacgaccaattctttgttccgttgaataatactatctatatagaacatttagccatgcccactcaattttgtacgactgatgaatcaatttcatacatgattggcctattcgaaatacttgcatttattggatttctatatagcattgaaaattaaattaatagatgacaaaaataccatttagcactaaaaaacaccacatgggagcgcggcgaaaaccagtttctacagtatatacggtctcacttgaaaaatataccgagtggcgcgcgccaaatctaacttttttgaatgagagcgacaaggatttaaatgctGTCAACCGGGCCATTACCGATTCAACAAATACGACTATTCCCTcaattttgatcttccgtcgaatatcaGCTATATGGAAGATTTAGCCATGCCAACatcattttttttatgtgtttttaaTAAACTAAAGAACCTCATCATTTTTTAAGAGGACAAATTCACTATCGATTCCCTGCGGACttttgattgcatttgcatGTGCAGTGCACGGTTTCGATATTTTTGTGCGATACGCGTATTATTTAAGCGCGCCAGCGTAAAGAAGATTCAAtataaatgaaatcaaatgtttttttatttttgttgaaaatcgtacgattttatttatgttttagCTTGGTTTTGTCGTTCGTTTGTGGATTTCTTTCAAATACATACACTTAAATGGCATTTAATGGTGTGACTGGTATCTCATATGATTTGCAATTGCCTTTCCATTGATTTTCATTGCCTTacttattgtttattttacgATTACCCTTCagttaataattatttatggTTTATGGTTTAGTCTGGAGTGCTGCCGCATCGCAAGTGGTGTTTCTGCTTTAAAATTTCATTGCCCTATCACTTGTGCGTGTTGTTACCGATTAAAAATCGCAATCGAATCATTGCTGTCGATAAActgtctctttttttgtagGTTAAGCTTTAGTTTAATTAATGCTGTGACTGGATTTTCTGCTTTTATTCTGCTCAGATATACATAATCATGGTTTTTTGTTAGTTTATAATTTGAAATACTTGCTAATTACATAAATGTGGCGTGCACTTGTCCATAAATCTATTCCGATAAATCGATTCCCATATTAACGTATCCGTTTATTAAGTTTTCATGTGTTTCTGtggttatttttgtatttcataTCACTGTTGGTGGTTTGTTAATGTTCATTTACTCGCTTTCTTTGTGTTCGACTCGATATCGATTTaagtttaattatttattagttCAAAAGTACTATTCTCAATtcaatatacacatacatttaattatacaaaatcctgaaaattacttttacttttttgcATATTCTGTAATTTCTCATCAATTTGTTAGTTTCGCTATGGACTCTCTTCGTACACGATCTTCGATATTCGCTTCTTTAGTTTTTCATAATTATTATGAATCAgttttgctttcatttcaGTTTTGGATCCTCGTCTTATCATCCCCCGATAAAATGCTAATTGTTTAGTATTCTTTTGTATGCTAGGAGGAAAATCACACATAAGTAggtatataattatttataaggATATTTATGGATATTTCATATGTACACTGAATAACTATTCGTTTCGGGTTGCATACCAACTGGAGAATCTATCTAGGGGGTTTCTCTCGTGTATAATAGTTGGTCGAGTTGTTGGATTAATCATGAGGGGGGAGCTGGGACTGtaactggggctggggcagagcGGAGTACCAATATCGAAcgaaaaaccgaaaatataaaaaacaatttataagaaatatcacgtaatgcatttttatttaagtttCTTGCGGTCTGATATATCTGATTTCTGTATATGTTTTGCTTTTCGGTTCGTGTGTCCTTTGTGGTGTGTTCTTCATATTTTTTAGAGGCTGACGTCCATCGTCCGTGGAGTTTTACATTGTTTTTTACGTGTTCTCATAAGATATAGTTCGTAtagttattatatatttatatatatatatatatattatatagtatatataatTGTTACCCCTTTTCTCTTGGCGCATTTAGAAATTAagaattaatttttttttgcattttttgttttattttttacggTTTGGTATTACTTATAGACAAATTTCATATTATAGCTATAATTTATTAGCTAGCGTTATGTAATTTTAGTGCCCGTCGACGACTGACGGGTTCTTCTACTCGAAATGTTAatgcaaatgttttttgtttgttgttttgttttctctatTGCTATTTTTAGCTTGTTTTTCATATGTTCTCTATGTTAGTTACATCCCTTGGGGTCGATCCTCTTGATGGAAGGATCCCTTCTTCTACTCGAGAAATGCGCGCAGTTGAACAGTTTTCAATGGAGAAATATATGAACACATCCAGCAAAAGCGCAGACCATAAAAGTATttagcatatatatatatatatatatatatatggttgTAGCAGATATATGGTAACATATTGGGGGGTGCGGGGTGTGGGTCATTACAAATCAGATTTATGCTTAAAGCTAAAGAACCCTCTCATCGATGATATCGTAATGACAGTGCCCCGACAAAATTATCTGTAACTGGGGGGATCGCTTAACCTAGGATtggttggggtttggggttggggttgcaTCGGGTTTCGCTATCGCTAGATCTCTAGACTAAGGTTAGGGACACCCCGACGAGTGGAGTGTCCTTTGTTTCTTTTACACAAATATTACACTTACATTCAAATTTTGTTTCAATGATAGGGCTTCCACACTACAGCTATCGTTTCTATATATTCTTCATTGAATATAAATCAGCGTTTGCTTGTTGGTTTGTTCAGTGATCAACGTTcagtggggggcgggggctgagtggaaacaaacaaaaaaaattaacaaacaaaaaaattcagCAAAGAGGAAGATTTGGGCACAAATGCACTTTTTCAAGCGTGTGTGGCTTAGTGTCGTGTCGTGTTCTTGTGTTGCACAGTGTAAACGTACAGTACTGTAGTTAAATGCTAGCTctttgctcctcctcctcctctctctctctttctccctatCTCTCCCGCCGCTCACCCCTTTCCCATGATCTACTGATCTtcttgagtgtgtgtgtgtatgtggaaGATGTTGCTATCCGATTCTATCCGTCTTGCAGCCATTTGGCGCATTCGTTTTATCAactaaaattataatttaaattaatcgTAGTCTAggtaattaattaataagcTTTGCCACGCCCTATCTCGATCCTCCGGGAGCGGAAGTCCGTCCATGTCAAAGCcgcaacaaaacgaaaatgtaCAAATCAAGAAAAGCGctcgctccgctccgctctgctcctctcctcttcGCTCCTCTTCGCTCATCTTCTCTCATCTTCTCTCATCTTCTCTTCGCTCATCTTCTCTCATCATCTCTTCGCTCATCTTCTCTCATATCATCTCATCTCCACTTCAATGCTATCTCCTTAttttcctcttcctctctcgatgtgtgtatgtgtgtctgtgggggCAGGGACCAGGTCATCCTGCATTATACGGCATATATAAagcatgtgtgtgggtgtgttggtgtatatatatattggtcatatatatataactatGTATTCTACACGTATAGTTGCTGAGTTTTTTGTCTACTGTGTCCAGCGCTGCTGCATCTAGaccataaaatattatttagcGTTCCGCACGTCGCCCACCACACCGCCGCTCTGGATGCTGCCGACAccgcctccaccgccgccgccaccctGGCGCATCCGTATCGAGGGACGGCGCTCCGGTGTGTCGTAGGGCGGTCTCGATGAATTGGTGGCCGCCATCGAGTCGTCCATGTTGAGGCCTCCGTTGCCGCCAATAAGCTGGCTGCCTCCATTCCCGCCGCCGCCCAACATCGCTAGGGTCTGGCCGCCCTGGGAGCTGGTGCCGAGGAGCTGCTGCGTGCTGCCGCCCGCTGTGGCCAGCGTCGTGTTCACcttgtgctgctgttggtgcgaggaggcggcggcggccgccgCCACAGCTGCCGCGACGACTGCATCGTGGCCCACCTGGCCGTCGGTGCCGTCCTGGACCTGCTGGATCGCCTGGGGATTGCGCGGGCCCCCGAACTTGAGCAGATTCCAGTCGAACACATAATCGTAGGTGAAGCCCAGCCGGTGGAACAGGTTGCGGAAGAGCTTGCGCAAGTGGCAGTAGTCGGGGCGCTGGTCGAAGTGCATCTGCCGGCAGAAGTTCAAGTAGTTGACGAACTCGCTCGGGAAGCCCTTGCAGAGCACCACTATCGAGGTGGAGAGCTTCTTCTCTGAGATGCGCTCGTACTTCTGGCGCTTGTTGGCCGCCTTAAGGCCCTGCCAGGGCAAGGCGCCCAGGTTGAAGTACATGAGGACGTAGCCCAGGGATTCAAGATCGTCGCGGCGCGACTGCTCGATTCCCAGGTGTGTGTTGATCGAGGCGTAGCGGGCCGTGCCCGTCAGGTTCTTGTTTTCCCGATAGGGGATGTGCTTCAGGGAGCGGGCGTCGCGGAACTtcttggccaggccaaagTCGATAATGTACACTAGGTTGCCCTTCTTGCCGAGGCCCATGAGGAAATTGTCCGGCTTGATGTCGCGGTGGATGAAGTCGCGCGAGTGGATATAGTCGATGCGCGATATCATCTGatccgccagcagcagcaccgtcTTCAGCGAGAAGCGGCGCGAGCAAAAGTTGAACAGATCCTCCAGCGAGGGGCCCAGCAGCTCCATCACCATGACATTGTAGTCACCTTCGCTGCCGCACCAGATGATCCGCGGTATGCCGATCCCGCCCTGCATTGTCTTGTAGAACTTCGATTCGATGTGCAGTTGGGGATGCTTTGTGCGGATGCACTCCAGCTTGATGGCCACCTCCTCGCCAGTGTTGATTGTGGTTCCCAGGTAAATGTCTCCGAAGGATCCCGATCCGATCTTCCTGCCCAAACGGTACTTGTTGCCCACGCGCAGCTCCATTTTGTCTgtgcttctgtgtgtgtgtttgaaagAGTGCTTAACCTCtacgtgagagagagagacagtgtTGTGTGTGGATATGCGGTGCCttgcctgctgctggagggTAGGAGAAGTCAAAAGTTAGTTTTATCCACCTTTTCGGGCCATCACTCTGCTCCTTTTTCACAAACCTTGCGCTGTCCTCTCGTCAGAGCTCCTCTCCTCAGCTTTTTGGCCTTCTTGTTATAACTTTCTAGGCAGTCGCTTCAGCTTCAGGGCTTTATTGTTgctaaaataaaaaagagacGACATTTTGTGAGTATGAGTATCGGCTTGCAGTCCCTCCAGTCCCCATGCTCTATTCTACACGCTCTTTGTCAATGCCGTTATAGCGGTAAATGAGCGACGCGACGTGACAGCCACAGGGCCAGCAACGAGCACTGACTCTCCAAAAAACGTACGAGTATGTCTCCAAAAACAAAGTGCAGCGTCAGTTCTTTTCAATTTTGTCTCTGATAAGAATTATTGCTCACAGAGTCCCACCAGCTGAGGTACCGGGTGGCGTGGGGTGGTGTGGGGTGCCACTGCTGGAATCGAAGTGAAATGAGACAATACAAAAGGCAGATAACACAATGCGAAGTGGGAAGAAGCTGCCGATGTGACAGTTGGATAAGAGCGCGCGGAAAGAGCGCCTAAGCTCCGCTCAGGTCGACAAGCACACAAAAGtgggaaagggagagagagagcgcgcgaGCGCGAGAGCGAACACAAAGCAAAGGCAACACAACTACAGTTTCGCATATGTTAAAGCCAGATGCAAGGTGCAATAGTGTGGGGTGAACCATTTTGTGTTTGTAAATGggggaaaaacttttcaaaatcATAAATTGTGTTCCTTTTTTGTACAGTTGATCTCCAAACAGGAAAAGTACCTCAGTCCAGCAATGTCTCACCTCATATTAATACACTTTGGCAGGCTGCCGCCCAATCTACGAATATGCAAAACAAAGTGCGAGATAAGGTCAGTCGCGAACCCGAACCTAGCACAAAAATAGAGTTTATTATTCCGAAATGTGCGTCATGGACTCCTGATTGTATAGATGATTATTGTTACACGATGTGTCTAGCACCGATGTAATAGATTTCCTCGAAACGGACATGCATGTGTGGCTTTGACGCTTCTTGGGGCGAGGGGAAAACGACAATGCTATTCAAAGGGTTTGTAGGAAACACTAACTCACTGACGCAGTTGGACAGTGTATTTCCCCGCTTTAAGGACAGCCCATCATTCCAGTCCATGAATAAGCTAGAAGCATgcaagaaaaaaggaaatttgGCGGCTAGTTCTCGGgccgaagcttttgataccctttcgTACCGATCTTTAATTGGCGGTGCAGCAAAAAATAGGGCTTTTTGTTCATAAAAACGACCAATCATGGCTATATACAGAACACATTGAATATGCTCTATGGGGACGGATACGCTTCTTTCGATAAAATCATTATActctctgcaagggtatacaaGAGTTTAACAAAGCcaaccgacaaaaaaaaaacacaaaaaacaaagatacatatgtagataaaAGATTTGTACGTTTGTATGAGAAGAGAGTGGTTGGAGACAGAAAACCAAGTGACAAAGGGGAGAAGAAGAAATCAAATAGAGGCTTTTAAAAAGTGCCTTTTAGATGACACTTTCCGAAggtgaaaaaacaaacacaaaaacaaaaacaaacagacatgAAATGAAGTTGCGGAAGAGTAAGCACAGAAAGAAACAGACGAGTTTTCACCGGAATATGCATAGTAAGtgacaaaaattaaatttaattgttgttttttctagATGTGCTTTTTGGGCGCCATTATGATTGCactcttacacacacacacacatgtacgtGCCTTTTCTCGCACCTCTCTTTGCAGTCGCTTTCTTTGACCACTCACGCatcgcactctctctcccgctctgacCTACGCCGCAGAGTTGGGGGGCCGCCGCCACCAGTCAATTCTAACCTCAAAAACTTGTCTATGCACAGgtatgctgttgttgttttcgttgGCTTTCTTTTAgcttttttctttgatttatttaacaCTTTTCTGGCTGcgtgtccctctctctctctatctctcacCCTCCCACTCACACAGTTGGCTTCTCGTTTACCGAAAGTACCGTTTGACAGTGCGTTTAATACGAGTTCTATTTTCTGAGCCCGACAGCCAGGCGAGTAAGCGAGATAGCCGCAATGTCTATGCACGGGTAggtgtttgtgttttctgtCTGCATGGGTGGAGGCGGGAGCGAGTGTAAGTTTGCGTGACATAGACCCGAACAACAGGAAAAAACAGCTGATcgaatgttttatttttggaatgTGCAATATGGAAGAGAATTTTCTTTCTCGATATGTTTTCCACAAACGGCTTAGACAAACAAATACGGTTTGCTTGGCGCGCTCGTATTTCGGATATTGTTAGAGAGTTCTTCAGAGAACAGTAAAAGGGCCATCAACAATCCCTCTTTAAAGTTTGTACAGGGTAACAATTGGTTGTATGCTCTCTTTGGCAAAAACAGCTGCACGTTGCGTTG contains:
- the dco gene encoding discs overgrown protein kinase, whose amino-acid sequence is MELRVGNKYRLGRKIGSGSFGDIYLGTTINTGEEVAIKLECIRTKHPQLHIESKFYKTMQGGIGIPRIIWCGSEGDYNVMVMELLGPSLEDLFNFCSRRFSLKTVLLLADQMISRIDYIHSRDFIHRDIKPDNFLMGLGKKGNLVYIIDFGLAKKFRDARSLKHIPYRENKNLTGTARYASINTHLGIEQSRRDDLESLGYVLMYFNLGALPWQGLKAANKRQKYERISEKKLSTSIVVLCKGFPSEFVNYLNFCRQMHFDQRPDYCHLRKLFRNLFHRLGFTYDYVFDWNLLKFGGPRNPQAIQQVQDGTDGQVGHDAVVAAAVAAAAAASSHQQQHKVNTTLATAGGSTQQLLGTSSQGGQTLAMLGGGGNGGSQLIGGNGGLNMDDSMAATNSSRPPYDTPERRPSIRMRQGGGGGGGGVGSIQSGGVVGDVRNAK